From the genome of Oncorhynchus gorbuscha isolate QuinsamMale2020 ecotype Even-year unplaced genomic scaffold, OgorEven_v1.0 Un_scaffold_587, whole genome shotgun sequence, one region includes:
- the clpxa gene encoding caseinolytic mitochondrial matrix peptidase chaperone subunit Xa, which translates to MSCTCRSAVRLFITSQKGISSTRVQLFSISRPGTPDVRLTRRVPVRSFSESSVCFSSKDVKDGSGDGGKKSVGDAGSGKRGASGGSGKGGSQLRCPKCGDACTHVETFVSSTRFVKCEKCHHFFVVLSETDSSKSLNKEQEAANEAVKLAFQQKPPPPPKKIYAYLDKYVVGQSYAKKVLAVAVYNHYKRIYNNLPGAGTKPQAEVEKQASLTPRELLQIAGINPHGNALGASVQQQSQQPAQEKRGGEVLDSHHANIKLEKSNIVLLGPTGSGKTLLAQTLARCLDVPFAICDCTTLTQAGYVGEDIESVVAKLLQDANNSVEKAQQGIVFLDEVDKIGSVPGIHQLRDVGGEGVQQGLLKLLEGTIINVPEKNSRKLRGETVQVDTTNILFVASGAFNGLDRIISMRKCEKYLGFGTPSNMGQGRRAAAAADLANSSGAEMDAVLEIKEKDRLLKHVEARDLIEFGMIPEFVGRLPVVVPLHSLDEETLVRILTEPRNAVIPQYQALFSMDKCELNVTPDALRAIARLALERKTGARGLRSIMEKLLLEPMFEVPHSDIMAVELNEDVVQGKSVPVYVKAPAKESEEEYDSGIEEESWPRQADAANN; encoded by the exons ATGTCATGCACATGCAGATCAGCGGTGAGATTGTTCATAACTTCTCAAAAAG GTATCTCTTCCACCAGAGTCCAGTTATTTTCTATTAGCAGACCAGGAACACCTGATGTCCGATTAACCAGAAGAGTTCCTGTGAGATCCTTCTCCGAATCATCTGTATGTTTTTCATCAAAAGATGTCAAAGATGGCTCCGGTGATGGAGGAAAG AAGTCAGTTGGTGATGCAGGAAGTGGGAAAAGAGGAGCTTCTGGTGGCTCCGGAAAAGGAGGCAGCCAGCTACGCTGTCCTAAGTGTGGAGATGCCTGCACACATGTAGAAACCTTTGTGT CTTCAACCCGCTTTGTGAAATGTGAGAAATGTCATCACTTCTTTGTGGTGCTGTCAGAGACCGACTCCAGCAAGAGTCTCAATAAGGAGCAGGAAGCAGCCAACGAGGCCGTCAAACTGGCCTTCCAGCagaaacctcctcctcctcctaaaaAG ATCTATGCCTACCTGGATAAGTACGTTGTTGGGCAGTCCTATGCAAAGAAAGTGCTGGCGGTGGCTGTTTACAACCACTACAAGCGCATCTACAATAACCTTCCGGGAGCGGGCACCAAGCCACAGGCGGAGGTGGAGAAGCAGGCCTCCCTTACTCCACGAG AGTTGCTGCAGATCGCTGGGATCAATCCCCATGGCAATGCGCTGGGTGCGTCAGTGCAGCAGCAGAGCCAGCAGCCTGCCCAGGAGAAGAGGGGGGGCGAGGTGCTCGACTCTCACCACGCCAACATCAAACTGGAGAAGAGCAACATCGTGCTGCTGGGACCCACCGGATCAG GTAAAACCCTCTTAGCCCAGACACTGGCGAGGTGCCTGGATGTGCCCTTCGCCATCTGTGACTGCACCACGCTAACCCAGGCAGGCTATGTGGGCGAAGACATTGAGTCTGTGGTGGCCAAGCTCCTCCAAGACGCCAACAACTCTGTTGAGAAAGCACAACAAG GCATCGTGTTCCTGGATGAGGTGGATAAGATTGGCAGTGTGCCCGGAATCCACCAGTTACGAGACGTGGGGGGTGAGGGAGTACAGCAG GGTCTACTCAAACTCCTGGAGGGTACTATCATCAACGTCCCAGAGAAGAACTCCAGGAAGCTGAGAGGTGAGACGGTCCAGGTGGACACCACCAACATCCTGTTTGTGGCCTCCGGTGCCTTCAACGGCCTGGACCGGATCATCAGCATGAGAAAGTGTGAAAAG tatCTGGGCTTCGGAACGCCGTCCAATATGGGACAGGGGCGTCGGGCGGCTGCGGCCGCAGACCTGGCCAACAGCAGCGGAGCGGAGATGGACGCCGTGCTGGAGATCAAGGAGAAGGACCGACTCCTGAAGCACGTGGAGGCCCGGGACCTCATCGAGTTTGGGATGATCCCCGAGTTTGTGGGGCGCCTGCCTGTGGTGGTTCCCCTGCACAGCCTGGATGAGGAGACCCTGGTTAGGATCCTGACGGAGCCACGCAATGCTGTCATACCACAGTACCAGGCCCTGTTCAGCATGGACAAG TGTGAACTGAATGTAACTCCAGATGCCTTGAGAGCCATCGCCAGGTTGGCTTTGGAAAGGAAGACCGGTGCTCGTGGGCTAAGGTCCATTATG GAAAAATTGCTTCTTGAACCCATGTTTGAAGTGCCACACTCAGACATCATGGCTGTTGAGCTGAACGAAGACGTGGTCCAAGGGAAATCAGTGCCTGTGTATGTAAA AGCACCTGCTAAAGAGTCTGAGGAGGAGTATGActctgggatagaggaggagagctggccaaggcaGGCGGATGCAGCCAACAACTAA
- the spg21 gene encoding maspardin: protein MEEIRISPDYNWFRSTVPLKKIIVDDDDSKVWSLYDAGPKSIRCPIIFLPPVSGTAEVFFQQVLALTGWGYRVISLQYPVYWDLLEFCDGFRKLLDHLHLDKVHLFGASLGGFLAQKFAEHTHKSPRVHSLILCNSFSDTTIFNQTLTANQFWLMPAFMLKKIVLGNFAKGPVDPKMADAIDFMVDRLESLNQGELASRLTLNCQNSYVEPHKIKDLAVTIMDVFDQSALSHEAKEEMYKLYPNARRAHLKTGGNFPYLCRSAEVNLYIQIHLRQFHGTRYAAINSDMVSAEELEVQKSHLLNSANDQ, encoded by the exons ATGGAGGAGATAAGAATATCTCCTGATTACAACTGGTTCAGAAGCACAGTGCCACTGAAAAAA aTTATAGTGGACGACGATGACAGCAAGGTGTGGTCCTTATATGACGCAGGCCCAAAGAGCATCAGGTGTCCCATCATATTCCTTCCCCCTGTGAGTGGGACAGCAGAGGTGTTCTTCCAGCAGGTCTTAGCCCTGACAGGCTGGGGCTACAGAGTCATCTCA CTGCAGTATCCTGTTTATTGGGATCTCTTGGAGTTCTGTGATGGATTTCGGAAGCTTCTCGATCACTTGCATTTGGACAAG GTCCATCTATTTGGTGCTTCTCTGGGCGGCTTCCTGGCCCAGAAGTTTGCAGAGCACACACACAAGTCTCCCAGAGTCCACTCTCTGATCCTGTGCAACTCCTTCAGTGACACCACCATCTTCAACCAGACATTGACAGCCAA CCAGTTTTGGTTGATGCCCGCCTTCATGTTGAAGAAGATTGTCCTGGGGAACTTCGCTAAAGGACCTGTCGACCCCAAGATGGCCGACGCAATCGACTTTATGGTCGACAGA cTGGAGAGCCTGAACCAGGGTGAGCTAGCCTCCAGACTAACACTCAACTGTCAGAACTCCTACGTGGAGCCTCACAAGATAAAGGACCTGGCCGTCACCATTATGGAT GTGTTCGACCAGAGTGCCCTGTCACACGAGGCGAAAGAGGAAATGTATAAGCTGTATCCAAATGCCAGACGGGCTCACCTCAAAACGGGTGGAAACTTCCCCTACCTGTGTAGGAGTGCAGAGGTCAACCTATACATACAG ATTCACCTGCGGCAGTTCCACGGGACGCGGTACGCCGCCATCAACTCGGACATGGTGAGCGCAGAGGAGCTGGAGGTGCAGAAGAGCCACCTGCTGAATAGCGCCAACGACCAATGA